GGCAACTTTTCTAATGGAATAGGTATTGATTCATATATAGGTTGCCCTGTTTCATGATCAAAACCAGTATGTAAAGTTTTAGCCAATGTTTGCTTTTTAGCAATTGCTTCCTCAATTCTGCTATTATAACCAGCAATATTTCTAACTCCCAAAGTAGACATTAATCTATATCTGTTTTCCATTTCTCTAACTCCCCATTTTAAAGCAATAATTGCTTTGCTAGGATCAGTTACTACAGGTGTAAGTAAATGAGGGATGCCTTCATACACTGATAACTCAAGCATTTTAGGATCAATCATAATAAATTTACACTCATTAGGAGTAAGACGATAGAGCAATGAAATAATCATAGCATTAATTGCTACTGATTTTCCAGAACCAGTTGTTCCAGCTACTAGTAAATGAGGCATTTTAGCTAAATCGATTATTTCTGGCTCCCCACTTAAATCTTTACCAAGGATAATTGGCAGAGATTTATCAGATTTTTGATATTCAGCTGACTCTATCAATTCTCTAATACTAAAAAACATTCTATGTAAATTAGGTAATTCAATTCCTAAAACATTTTTACCTGGAATGACTGATATTCTAGTAGACAAGGCACTTAAAGACCTAGCTATATCATCAGATAAACCAATAACACGTGAAGATTTAGTTCCAGCTGCTGGTTCAAATTCATATAATGTAACAACTGGTCCTTGATTAATGTTAAAAATATGCCCTTTAATTCCAAAATCATTCAATATTTTTAACAACTGTTTGGAATTATAAATCAACTTTTCTTCACTTTCTGGTGCTACATTACGGTTATCATATTGTCCTAGTAGATCAACTTCAGGCAAAACAATAGTTTGGTCAGTATTGCTCTTATGATTTATAGCAACATCATTATTTTTATTCCAACTAAAATTACTATCAGAGAACGGAGAAACACTAGGCATCACAGCGTTATCATCACCATCTTCTTCATCTTTTATTAGCAAATCATTATCATTATTGCATACAACCAACTGATGCTGCTGTAGCTGCACATCTGAATTATTATTACGAGTCAAATATTTTAAACTTATCAGTCCAACAAAAAAATTTTTTATATAAATAAAAGCATGTGTAGTGAGTGAGCGTATTAATGGTATAATATTTGATAATGGATAGTCTATAATAAACGATAGATTGACTATTAGAATTGCTATCATAATGCTGTTAATTCCTATAATAGTGCTATGGTTAAAGATTTTGACTAAATCATAGATACTGCTGCCGATAATTCCCTTATACTGAAAATCTAGGCTCTCAATATTACTTATAAAATAAGAACACTCCAATATTATTATTATGGCAGATAAAATCTTGAGTTTTAAATATCTTATTTCTTGCTGAAAATAATATTTCCTTCCTAATGCAAACAAAAATATTGGAAAAAAAAATGCTGTTGAGCCTAAAATAGCTATCAGCATTCTAGTAAAATTAGCTCCAGCATGCCCTAACAAGTTGTTTGGTGTAACATCAGTCGCGATATTAAATCCAGGATCATTACTATCATATGACAATAATACCAAGAAAATTAAGAAGGAAGTAATAAAGCAAAGCGCAGACTTGAATCTGCTATCCTCCAATATTATTTTCAAGATATTAAACATTACAATCTTCTCTTAAATCAATATCATTATAGGTAATATAAGAAACTTTAGATGTAATAACAGCTAGAAAGCAAACTCGATGCTACTTAACTATCTTTTTTCTTATTGTAACTTTGTTTTTTTATCATTATAAAATATTTCTTTATAGAAGGTAAGTTATAATCTCCATGATATGTTTCTCCTTGCTCTACAATTTTTTGTAGATAAAAATTCATTTGGTCTACCTTAGATTTATCAATATCACTGTTAGTATTACTAATTAAATTTAAAGTATGATTATTATAATCCTCATCTTCTTTATTATCTAAGTCAAGGCTAGATAATATCTCATGATACGCACGTTGCAACAGCAACTTTAATGAATAAATTTGTTTAAGTAAATACTTTATATCATGAGGCTTTGCAACCAATATTGCAATTATAACAACAACAATAATCTCACCAAAAGATAATCCCATTTTATGCCAAAATTAATATATTAAAATTTAACTTATACAAATTTTTTATGTTTATATTTAGGATTTTTAGTGTCATGACCACAAATTTTAGTCATATAATTGTGATAATCTTGATAATTACCTTCAAACCAAGTTGCATTACTGGATTGGTCAAATGCAATAATATGAGTTGCAATTCTATCTAAAAACCACCTATCATGTGTTACTACTATAACACAGCCAGCAAAGTCCAAAATAGCTTCTTCCAGCGCCCTTAAAGTTTCAACATCTAAATCATTAGATGGTTCGTCAAGAAGAATAACATTAGCACCCCATCTGAGTAATTTAGCCAGATGTACTCTATTACGTTCTCCACCAGATAACTGACCTACTTTTTTTTGTTGATCA
This genomic interval from Orientia tsutsugamushi contains the following:
- a CDS encoding DUF2672 domain-containing protein, with the translated sequence MGLSFGEIIVVVIIAILVAKPHDIKYLLKQIYSLKLLLQRAYHEILSSLDLDNKEDEDYNNHTLNLISNTNSDIDKSKVDQMNFYLQKIVEQGETYHGDYNLPSIKKYFIMIKKQSYNKKKDS